From Negativicutes bacterium:
CTTGCTTTCTAATCTTTCGTGTGCTAAAATATCAGCGAACAGCATATCAAAACAGGTGATATGCCATTAAATGACAGGAGGATTGTTCCGATGAAAAACGCCAAGCCGATCAGCAGCAGTATGGTTGAAAAATTTGATGCCGATTACAGCAGCAACAAGCATTACAAGGCAATGACGCATGCCTTGGCCAAAAATGCAGTGAACAGCATTGCCTATGTCCAAAGCAGCACCGAATACACTGATGCTAAATTCTCCATTGACCTACCCACCATGACAGTCACCAACCAAAAGTCCAGCGGTCGCTGCTGGCTGTTTGCCGGTTTGAATGTTTTGCGTGAAAGAATCGGTAAAAAATATAATCTGGAGTATTTTGAATTCAGTCAGAATTACCTGGCCTTTTGGGATAAATTTGAAAAAATCAATTACTTTTTAGAATCCATCATCGACTTAGCCGATCGTCCGGTGGATGACCGTACCGTTGAATATCTGCTGCACACCGGCATTCAGGATGGCGGTCAATGGGATATGATGGTCAGCTTGATCAAGAAATACGGCTTGGTGCCCCAGGCAGCGATGAATGAAACCTTCCAAAGCAGCAACACGCGCGCGATGAATGGTCTGATCAATCAAAAATTGCGGCTCGATGCCGCTGCTTTGCGGGAAATGGTTGCCCAAAAGCAAGCCATGACCGCAATCGAAACCGAGAAGAGCCGCATGCTGGCTGAAATGTATCGGTTCCTTTGCATGAATTTTGGTCAGCCGCCGGAAACGTTCCAATTTGAATTTGTCGACAAAGATAAAAAATACCATTGTGAACAGAAGATCACTCCTCTGCGGTTTTATCAGGACTATGTCGGTGATATTCTGGACGAGTATGTCTCCATCATCAACGCTCCCACCGCCGATAAGCCCTTCGATCAGACTTATACCGTCGACTATCTGGGCAATGTGGTGGGCGGCAATGAAATTCTCTACTTGAATCTGGAAATCGACACATTCAAACAGCTGGTGATCGCACAATTAAAAGATCAGGAAGTCGTT
This genomic window contains:
- a CDS encoding C1 family peptidase translates to MKNAKPISSSMVEKFDADYSSNKHYKAMTHALAKNAVNSIAYVQSSTEYTDAKFSIDLPTMTVTNQKSSGRCWLFAGLNVLRERIGKKYNLEYFEFSQNYLAFWDKFEKINYFLESIIDLADRPVDDRTVEYLLHTGIQDGGQWDMMVSLIKKYGLVPQAAMNETFQSSNTRAMNGLINQKLRLDAAALREMVAQKQAMTAIETEKSRMLAEMYRFLCMNFGQPPETFQFEFVDKDKKYHCEQKITPLRFYQDYVGDILDEYVSIINAPTADKPFDQTYTVDYLGNVVGGNEILYLNLEIDTFKQLVIAQLKDQEVVWFGSDCGKDGEREIGVWDDSAYDYATAFDLNFDMSKAVALDYRHSAMNHAMVITGVNLTDGGCATKWKIQNSWGDTAGRKGYFLMTDSWFDKWVYQAVVNRKYLSARQQEILKKAVKHLNPWDPMGSLAE